From Corynebacterium frankenforstense DSM 45800, the proteins below share one genomic window:
- the pth gene encoding aminoacyl-tRNA hydrolase, with product MNVLQNLLARLRPAKPAPERAPQPAAPEHADWLVVGLGNPGAQYEATRHNAGHMVLDELADTDLSECAGATVVTVRPRTYMNLSGEGVAPLARRLGVPAERVIVVHDELDLAPGVVRVRAGGSENGHRGLKSLTEHLGTRDYLRVRVGVGRPPQGMSVPDWVLAPIDDAASADLGAGVALAARAVELILAEGLTAAQNEIHRRLG from the coding sequence GTGAACGTCCTGCAGAATCTCCTCGCCCGCCTCCGCCCCGCAAAGCCGGCCCCGGAGCGCGCACCGCAGCCCGCCGCCCCGGAGCACGCCGACTGGCTCGTCGTCGGCCTGGGCAACCCCGGCGCGCAGTACGAGGCCACCCGGCACAACGCCGGGCACATGGTCCTCGACGAGCTCGCGGACACCGACCTCTCCGAGTGCGCCGGCGCGACCGTGGTGACCGTGCGCCCGCGCACCTACATGAACCTCTCCGGCGAGGGCGTCGCTCCCCTGGCCCGCCGCCTGGGTGTGCCGGCCGAGCGGGTCATCGTCGTCCACGACGAGCTCGACCTCGCCCCGGGCGTGGTGCGCGTGCGCGCCGGCGGCTCCGAGAACGGCCACCGGGGGCTGAAGTCCCTGACCGAGCACCTGGGCACCCGCGACTACCTGCGCGTGCGCGTCGGCGTGGGGCGCCCGCCGCAGGGCATGTCCGTGCCGGACTGGGTGCTGGCCCCGATTGACGACGCCGCGTCGGCCGACCTGGGCGCCGGAGTCGCCCTCGCCGCGCGCGCCGTGGAGCTCATCCTCGCCGAGGGGCTCACCGCCGCGCAGAACGAGATCCACCGGCGACTAGGGTAG
- a CDS encoding peptide chain release factor 3, whose amino-acid sequence MTDTAAQASRRRTFAVIAHPDAGKSTLTEALALHAHMIAEAGAVHGKAGRKSTVSDWMDMEKDRGISIASSALQFEYAPEGDAAAAENPYVINLVDTPGHADFSEDTYRVLMAVDAAVMLIDAAKGLEPQTLQLFRVCKARGLPIVTVINKWDRPGREPLELVDEIVTEIGLQPTPLYWPVGEAGDFRGLARVSADGEVDEYVHFLRTAGGAHISPEEHYSPDAALEREDGAWERAVEEAELLAADGAVHDQDLFEACETSPLIFASAMLNFGVHQILDTLCALAPAPSARESDPAAVEAATSAMDSEREVDDEFSGVVFKVQAGMDRRHRDTLAFMRVVSGEFDRGMQVTHAQSGRSFSTKYALTVFGRTRETVETAYPGDIVGLVNAGALAPGDTIYSGRAVQYPPMPQFAPEHFRTLRAKSLGKYKQFRKALEQLDAEGVVQILRNDARGEAAPVMAAVGPMQFEVMQARMENEYNVETVTDPIPYSVARRTDAGSVEGLNRQRGVECFTRTDGELIALFGDKWKLAFIEREHPEFTLEPLVAD is encoded by the coding sequence ATGACCGACACCGCCGCGCAAGCCAGCCGCCGCCGCACCTTCGCCGTGATCGCCCACCCGGACGCGGGCAAGTCCACGCTGACGGAGGCGCTGGCCCTGCACGCGCACATGATCGCCGAGGCGGGCGCCGTGCACGGCAAGGCCGGCCGCAAGTCCACCGTCTCCGACTGGATGGACATGGAGAAGGACCGCGGCATCTCCATCGCCTCCTCGGCGCTGCAGTTCGAGTACGCCCCGGAGGGCGACGCGGCCGCAGCCGAGAACCCCTACGTGATCAACCTCGTGGACACCCCCGGTCACGCGGACTTCTCCGAGGACACCTACCGCGTGCTCATGGCCGTCGACGCCGCCGTGATGCTCATCGACGCCGCCAAGGGCCTCGAGCCGCAGACCCTGCAGCTGTTCCGCGTGTGCAAGGCGCGCGGCCTGCCGATCGTCACCGTGATCAACAAGTGGGACCGCCCGGGCCGCGAGCCGCTCGAGCTCGTCGACGAGATCGTCACCGAGATCGGCCTGCAGCCCACCCCGCTGTACTGGCCGGTCGGCGAGGCCGGCGACTTCCGCGGCCTGGCCCGGGTCAGCGCCGACGGCGAGGTCGACGAGTACGTCCACTTCCTGCGCACCGCCGGCGGCGCCCACATCAGCCCCGAGGAGCACTACTCCCCCGACGCCGCCCTCGAGCGCGAGGACGGCGCCTGGGAGCGCGCGGTCGAGGAGGCCGAGCTGCTCGCCGCCGACGGCGCGGTGCACGACCAGGACCTCTTCGAGGCCTGCGAGACCTCCCCGCTCATCTTCGCCTCCGCGATGCTCAACTTCGGCGTGCACCAGATCCTGGACACGCTGTGCGCGCTGGCCCCGGCGCCCTCAGCCCGCGAGTCCGACCCCGCGGCCGTCGAGGCGGCGACCAGCGCGATGGACTCCGAGCGCGAGGTCGACGACGAGTTCTCCGGCGTGGTCTTCAAGGTGCAGGCCGGCATGGACCGCCGCCACCGCGACACCCTGGCCTTCATGCGCGTCGTCTCCGGCGAGTTCGACCGCGGCATGCAGGTCACCCACGCCCAGTCGGGCCGCTCCTTCTCCACCAAGTACGCGCTGACCGTCTTCGGCCGCACCCGCGAGACCGTCGAGACGGCCTACCCGGGCGACATCGTCGGCCTGGTCAACGCCGGCGCGCTGGCCCCGGGCGACACGATCTACTCCGGCCGCGCGGTGCAGTACCCGCCGATGCCGCAGTTCGCCCCCGAGCACTTCCGCACCCTGCGCGCGAAGTCGCTGGGCAAGTACAAGCAGTTCCGCAAGGCGCTCGAGCAGCTCGACGCCGAGGGCGTGGTCCAGATCCTGCGCAACGACGCCCGCGGCGAGGCCGCCCCGGTCATGGCCGCGGTCGGCCCGATGCAGTTCGAGGTCATGCAGGCGCGCATGGAGAACGAGTACAACGTCGAGACGGTCACCGACCCGATCCCCTACTCGGTGGCCCGCCGCACCGACGCCGGGAGCGTCGAGGGCCTCAACCGCCAGCGCGGCGTCGAGTGCTTCACCCGCACCGACGGCGAGCTGATCGCCCTGTTCGGCGACAAGTGGAAGCTGGCCTTCATCGAGCGCGAGCACCCCGAGTTCACCCTCGAGCCCCTGGTGGCCGACTGA